A portion of the Zootoca vivipara chromosome 6, rZooViv1.1, whole genome shotgun sequence genome contains these proteins:
- the TRAPPC3 gene encoding trafficking protein particle complex subunit 3 produces MARQGSRGGAESKKMSSELFTLTYGALVTQLCKDYENDEDVNKQLDKMGYNIGVRLVEDFLARSNVGRCHDFRETADVIAKVAFKMYLGITPSITNWSPAGDEFSLILENNPLVDFVELPDNHSSLIYSNLLCGVLRGALEMVQMAVDVKFVQDTLKGDGVTEIRMKFIRRIEDNLPVGEE; encoded by the exons AGTTCGGAGCTCTTCACTCTGACTTATGGCGCTTTGGTCACTCAGCTGTGCAAGGACTACGAGAATGATGAAGATGTCAACAAGCAGCTTGACAAAAT GGGCTACAACATAGGCGTTCGACTCGTTGAAGATTTCCTGGCCCGATCCAATGTCGGGAGATGCCATGACTTCCGAGAAACTGCAGATGTAATAGCTAAG GTGGCATTTAAAATGTACTTGGGTATCACCCCGAGCATCACAAACTGGAGTCCAGCAGGTGATGAATTCTCCCTTATCCTGGAAAACAACCCACTGGTGGACTTTGTGGAGCTTCCTGACAACCATTCATCTCTCATTTACTCTAACCTATTGTGTGGGGTGCTGCGAGGAGCCCTGGAAATG GTTCAGATGGCCGTGGATGTCAAATTTGTCCAGGACACATTAAAAGGGGATGGTGTCACTGAAATAAGGATGAAATTTATCAGACGGATTGAAGATAATCTTCCTGTTGGAGAGGAGTGA